Proteins from a single region of Pseudomonas sp. 10S4:
- a CDS encoding D-cysteine desulfhydrase has protein sequence MIKQQLARFNRLDLLGHPTALEKLERLSTWLGRDVYVKRDDLTPLAMGGNKLRKLEYLAADALAQGADTLITAGALQSNHVRQTAAIAAKLGLGCVALLENPLGTDDANYVGNGNRLLLDLFDAKVELVENLDNADDQLQALADRLRNNGKKPYLVPIGGSNALGALGYVRAGLELAEQIKDTGLQFAAVVLASGSAGTHSGLALALSEVLPDLPVIGVTVSRSEEDQRPKVQGLAERTAELLGVGLPASFKVELWDEYFGPRYGEPNAGTLSAVKLLASQEGLLLDPVYTGKAMAGLLDGIGRGRFDEGPIIFLHTGGAPALFAYKDFL, from the coding sequence ATGATCAAACAACAGCTTGCCCGCTTTAATCGCCTCGACCTGCTCGGTCACCCTACCGCTCTGGAAAAACTCGAACGCCTGTCGACCTGGCTCGGCCGCGATGTCTACGTCAAACGCGATGACCTGACGCCACTGGCCATGGGCGGCAACAAGCTGCGCAAACTCGAATACCTGGCCGCCGATGCGCTGGCTCAGGGCGCCGACACGTTGATCACTGCTGGCGCGCTGCAATCCAACCATGTGCGCCAGACTGCCGCCATCGCCGCCAAATTAGGCCTGGGCTGCGTTGCGCTGCTGGAAAACCCGCTGGGCACCGACGACGCTAACTATGTCGGCAACGGCAATCGGCTGTTGCTCGACCTGTTCGACGCCAAAGTCGAGTTGGTGGAGAACCTCGATAACGCCGACGACCAACTGCAAGCCCTGGCCGATCGTCTGCGCAACAACGGCAAGAAACCGTATCTGGTGCCGATTGGCGGCTCTAACGCCTTGGGCGCCTTGGGTTACGTGCGCGCCGGGCTGGAACTGGCTGAACAGATTAAGGACACCGGCCTGCAATTCGCAGCCGTGGTTCTGGCGTCGGGCAGTGCCGGGACCCACAGCGGTCTGGCGCTGGCCTTGAGCGAAGTACTGCCGGATCTGCCAGTGATTGGCGTGACCGTTTCCCGTAGCGAGGAAGATCAGCGGCCGAAGGTTCAGGGTCTGGCCGAGCGCACCGCCGAGCTGCTGGGTGTGGGCCTGCCGGCGAGTTTCAAGGTTGAACTGTGGGATGAATACTTTGGCCCGCGTTACGGCGAGCCGAATGCCGGGACGCTGTCGGCGGTGAAACTGCTGGCGAGTCAGGAAGGGTTGCTGCTGGATCCGGTGTACACCGGCAAGGCCATGGCCGGGTTGCTGGATGGCATTGGGCGCGGGCGGTTTGATGAAGGTCCGATCATCTTCCTGCACACCGGTGGGGCG
- a CDS encoding LysR family transcriptional regulator — protein MDQVKAMKVFVRIYERSSFTLAADDLNLPRATLTHTLNQFEAWLGTRLLERSTRKVRPTLDGEAYYQRCVQLLAELEEAELAFRGVAPKGRLRVDLHGTLAKHFVIPALPQFMARYPDIELSISEADRFVDLIAEGVDCVLRAGTLGDSALIGKRVANLRQITCASPAYLRKYGEPKTLADLSQHRAVNYVSRTTAKQFPFEFMVDGELKEVAIDGALSVFGAEIYAASAIAGLGIIQCPHYRMETQIAQGLVQEILTDTPPPPMPVSVLYPHNRHMSPRVRVFVDWLGEVFAGGGSRWSEGKIGVALIG, from the coding sequence GTGGATCAAGTCAAAGCGATGAAGGTGTTCGTGCGGATTTACGAGCGCAGCAGCTTCACGCTGGCCGCCGATGACCTGAACCTGCCGCGGGCCACGCTGACCCACACGCTGAATCAATTCGAAGCCTGGCTCGGCACGCGTTTACTGGAGCGCAGCACGCGCAAGGTGCGTCCTACGCTGGATGGCGAAGCGTATTACCAGCGTTGCGTGCAGTTGCTGGCGGAGCTGGAAGAAGCCGAACTGGCGTTTCGCGGCGTTGCGCCGAAAGGGCGGTTGCGGGTGGATTTGCACGGCACCTTGGCCAAGCACTTTGTGATCCCGGCATTGCCGCAGTTCATGGCCCGTTATCCGGACATCGAGTTGTCCATCAGCGAGGCCGACCGCTTTGTCGACCTGATCGCCGAAGGCGTCGACTGCGTACTGCGCGCCGGCACCCTCGGCGACTCGGCGTTGATCGGCAAACGCGTGGCCAACCTGCGCCAGATCACCTGCGCCAGCCCGGCGTACCTGCGCAAATACGGCGAACCGAAAACCCTCGCCGACCTGAGCCAGCACCGCGCGGTGAACTACGTGTCGCGCACCACGGCCAAGCAGTTTCCGTTTGAGTTCATGGTCGATGGCGAACTGAAAGAAGTGGCCATCGATGGCGCGCTGTCGGTGTTCGGCGCAGAAATTTATGCGGCGTCGGCAATTGCCGGGCTCGGCATTATCCAGTGCCCGCATTACCGCATGGAAACGCAGATAGCCCAGGGGTTGGTGCAGGAAATCCTCACCGACACACCACCGCCGCCGATGCCGGTTTCAGTGCTGTACCCGCACAACCGACACATGTCGCCCCGGGTTCGGGTGTTTGTGGATTGGTTGGGGGAGGTGTTTGCGGGGGGCGGTAGCCGCTGGTCCGAAGGCAAAATAGGAGTGGCCCTCATCGGCTAA
- a CDS encoding SDR family oxidoreductase: protein MKNVILITGAGTGIGKLAAESLARAGHIVYASMRDVNGRNAARAEGFRLWAKAQNVELHPLELDVLSQDSADAAVATIVKEQGRLDVVMQNAGHLVIGPTEAFTAEEIMKVFDTNFYGAQRVSRAVLPQMRAQASGLVLWISSTTTKGGFPPFMGPYTAAKAAMDSLAVSMSYELTRFGIETSIVVPGAFTRGTDHFPSAGKPADVARSNAYARYDGVMDKVGERLSALTPDDADPQAVADDIVRIIGLPQGSRPARSVIDFVGDGAAQVLEVSERVRIEFAERIGIDDLLELTPQ, encoded by the coding sequence ATGAAAAATGTCATTCTGATCACGGGCGCCGGCACCGGCATCGGCAAACTCGCCGCCGAATCACTCGCCCGAGCCGGGCACATCGTTTACGCCAGCATGCGCGACGTAAACGGGCGCAACGCCGCACGGGCTGAGGGCTTTCGCCTCTGGGCCAAAGCGCAAAACGTTGAGTTGCATCCGCTTGAACTCGACGTGCTGTCGCAGGATTCGGCCGACGCGGCGGTGGCGACCATCGTCAAAGAGCAAGGCCGTCTCGACGTGGTCATGCAGAACGCCGGGCACCTGGTGATCGGCCCGACCGAAGCCTTCACCGCCGAAGAAATCATGAAAGTCTTCGACACCAATTTCTACGGTGCCCAGCGGGTCAGCCGCGCGGTGTTGCCGCAGATGCGCGCCCAGGCTTCGGGGTTGGTGTTGTGGATCAGCAGCACCACGACCAAGGGCGGTTTCCCACCGTTCATGGGCCCATACACCGCAGCGAAAGCAGCGATGGATTCCCTGGCGGTGAGCATGTCCTACGAACTGACTCGCTTCGGCATCGAAACTTCAATCGTCGTGCCCGGCGCCTTCACGCGCGGCACCGACCATTTTCCGAGTGCCGGCAAACCGGCCGATGTGGCGCGCAGCAACGCCTATGCTCGATATGACGGAGTGATGGATAAAGTCGGCGAACGCCTGAGTGCGTTGACCCCGGACGATGCTGACCCGCAAGCGGTAGCGGATGACATCGTGCGAATCATCGGACTGCCCCAGGGCTCGCGGCCGGCGCGGTCGGTGATCGATTTTGTCGGGGATGGCGCGGCGCAAGTGCTGGAAGTTTCGGAGCGGGTTCGGATCGAGTTTGCCGAGCGGATCGGGATTGATGATTTGCTCGAGCTGACACCTCAGTGA
- the mgrA gene encoding L-glyceraldehyde 3-phosphate reductase, producing MTYTAAENRYDSIPYRRVGRSGLVLPALSLGLWHNFGDSTPIDTQRSLLRTAFDLGINHFDLANNYGPPYGSAEINFGRLLREDFKQYRDELIISSKAGWDMWPGPYGQGGGSRKYVLASLDQSLQRLGLDYVDIFYSHRFDPDTPLEETASALATAVQQGKALYIGISSYSGVKTREMAALLQEWKVPLLIHQPAYNLLNRWVEKDLLDVTDELGAGVIAFTPLAQGLLTDKYLNGIPKDARVNRPGGGSLQESHLSEANIAHVRGLNEIAKRRGQSLAQLALAWTLRDPRVTSALIGASRPEQIIENVGALKNLSFSAEELAEIDRFAQEGGINLWEKPSTAE from the coding sequence ATGACTTACACCGCTGCCGAAAACCGCTATGACTCCATCCCATACCGCCGCGTAGGCCGCAGCGGGCTGGTTTTGCCGGCCCTCTCCCTGGGGCTGTGGCACAACTTCGGCGACAGCACGCCGATCGACACCCAGCGTTCGCTGCTGCGCACCGCGTTCGACCTGGGCATCAACCACTTCGACCTGGCCAACAACTACGGCCCACCGTACGGCAGCGCCGAAATCAACTTCGGTCGCCTGCTACGCGAAGACTTCAAGCAATACCGCGACGAGCTGATCATCTCCAGCAAGGCCGGTTGGGACATGTGGCCAGGCCCTTACGGCCAGGGCGGCGGTTCGCGCAAATACGTGTTGGCCAGCCTCGACCAGAGCCTGCAACGCCTGGGCCTCGATTACGTGGACATCTTCTATTCCCACCGCTTCGACCCGGACACCCCGCTGGAAGAAACCGCCAGCGCCCTGGCCACTGCCGTGCAGCAGGGCAAGGCGTTGTACATCGGCATCTCGTCTTACTCCGGGGTGAAAACCCGCGAAATGGCCGCGCTGTTGCAAGAGTGGAAAGTGCCGTTGTTGATTCACCAACCGGCCTACAACCTGCTCAATCGTTGGGTGGAAAAAGACCTGCTGGACGTTACCGACGAACTCGGCGCTGGGGTGATTGCCTTCACGCCATTGGCCCAAGGTCTGTTGACCGACAAATACCTCAACGGCATTCCGAAGGATGCGCGGGTCAACCGTCCGGGCGGTGGTTCGTTGCAGGAATCGCACTTGTCCGAAGCCAACATCGCCCACGTGCGCGGGCTCAATGAGATCGCCAAACGTCGCGGCCAGAGTCTGGCGCAACTGGCGTTGGCTTGGACCCTGCGCGACCCGCGCGTGACCTCGGCACTGATCGGCGCGAGCCGGCCGGAGCAGATTATCGAGAACGTCGGTGCGTTGAAGAATTTGAGCTTTAGCGCGGAAGAGTTGGCGGAGATTGATCGGTTTGCCCAGGAGGGCGGGATCAATCTTTGGGAGAAGCCTTCGACGGCTGAGTAA
- the tauC gene encoding taurine ABC transporter permease TauC produces MSSYEIPAVTVKPGSKVIPLRRSLSTRWISVLTLVALVFIWWAVTATGMIEPLFLPPPSAVLQKGWLLATTGYMDSTLWQHLGASLSRIGLGLGFAVLTAVPVGIAIGHNRIARGILDPLIEFYRPIPPLAYLPLIVIWCGIGELSKVLLIYLAIFAPIAIATATGVRTVDPAKLRAAQSLGATRAQLIRHVILPSALPDILTGVRIGLGVGWSTLVAAELIAATSGLGFMVQSAAQFLVTDVVVLGILVIALIAFAMEMGLRALQRKLVPWHGQAH; encoded by the coding sequence ATGAGCAGCTATGAAATTCCGGCCGTGACGGTTAAGCCGGGGTCAAAGGTGATTCCGCTGCGGCGCAGCCTTAGTACTCGCTGGATCAGCGTGTTGACGCTGGTCGCTCTCGTATTCATTTGGTGGGCGGTTACGGCCACAGGAATGATCGAACCGCTGTTCCTGCCGCCACCGTCCGCCGTGCTGCAAAAAGGCTGGCTGCTGGCGACCACGGGCTATATGGATTCAACGTTGTGGCAGCACTTGGGCGCGAGCCTGAGCCGTATCGGTCTGGGCCTCGGCTTCGCAGTGCTGACTGCCGTGCCGGTCGGCATCGCTATCGGCCACAACCGCATCGCTCGCGGGATTCTCGATCCACTGATCGAGTTCTACCGCCCTATTCCGCCGCTGGCCTACCTACCGCTGATCGTCATCTGGTGCGGCATCGGTGAGCTGTCGAAAGTCTTGCTGATTTACCTGGCGATCTTCGCCCCGATTGCCATCGCGACAGCGACTGGCGTGCGCACGGTTGATCCAGCCAAATTGCGCGCTGCGCAGTCCTTGGGCGCGACTCGGGCGCAGTTGATTCGGCATGTGATTCTGCCAAGTGCGTTGCCGGATATTTTGACCGGTGTGCGCATTGGTCTGGGCGTGGGTTGGTCGACACTGGTCGCCGCTGAGTTGATCGCCGCCACCAGCGGCTTGGGCTTTATGGTGCAGTCAGCCGCGCAGTTCCTGGTCACCGATGTGGTGGTGCTGGGGATTCTGGTGATCGCACTGATCGCCTTCGCCATGGAAATGGGCCTGCGCGCACTGCAACGCAAACTGGTGCCATGGCACGGCCAGGCACACTGA
- a CDS encoding type II toxin-antitoxin system HicB family antitoxin, producing the protein MRPVIGFESPDGDLSQEGFIQMKFPVVLHKDADSEYGVIIPDVPGCFSAGGTVAQAFENVKEALSLHYEGLVADGEPLPQVREIDAHLDNPDYAGGVWGVVEFDITPYFGKSVRFNATLPEQLLERIDQTVRRDQRYSSRSGFLAAAALRELSA; encoded by the coding sequence ATGAGACCCGTCATCGGATTCGAGAGTCCCGATGGGGACCTATCACAGGAAGGATTCATCCAAATGAAATTCCCGGTCGTTCTGCATAAGGATGCCGACTCAGAATACGGAGTGATCATCCCGGACGTGCCGGGGTGCTTCTCTGCGGGCGGCACTGTGGCGCAGGCATTCGAAAACGTGAAGGAAGCTTTGTCCTTGCACTACGAAGGATTGGTGGCTGATGGCGAGCCTTTGCCGCAGGTCCGCGAGATTGATGCTCACCTTGATAATCCCGATTACGCGGGTGGTGTATGGGGTGTGGTCGAATTTGATATCACACCGTACTTTGGCAAGTCGGTGCGCTTTAATGCCACGCTGCCTGAGCAGTTACTTGAGCGAATTGATCAGACCGTCAGGCGGGATCAGCGCTACAGCTCAAGATCTGGTTTTTTGGCGGCTGCAGCTCTGCGTGAGTTGTCGGCCTGA
- a CDS encoding type II toxin-antitoxin system HicA family toxin yields MRSREMIRMIEEDGWYLVAVKGSHHQYKHSSKPGRVTIKHPDSDLPKGTINSILKQAGLK; encoded by the coding sequence ATGCGAAGTCGGGAAATGATCAGGATGATTGAGGAGGATGGTTGGTATCTGGTGGCGGTGAAAGGCAGTCACCACCAATACAAACATTCGAGCAAGCCAGGGAGGGTGACGATCAAGCACCCTGACTCGGATCTACCCAAGGGGACGATCAACAGCATATTGAAACAGGCGGGCTTGAAATGA
- the betT gene encoding choline transporter BetT, producing the protein MNPPVFYFSAGFILLFGIVVIAMPKQAGAWLLEAQNWAANTVGWYYMLAMTLYLVFVVVTALSGYGKIKLGADHDEPEFSYLSWAGMLFAAGISITLFFFCVSEPLTHLSQPPQGTAGTPEAARQAMQILFLHWGLHGWGVFAFVGMALAYFAYRHNLPLALRSALYPLIGKRINGPIGYAVDGFGIIATVFGLGADMGFGVLHLNSGLDYLFGIAHTHWIQVGLITLMMGAAITVAVSGVDKGVRVMSDINMLLACALLLFVLFAGPTQHLLNTLIQNIGDYLGALPMKSFDLYAYDKPSDWLGGWTVFYWAWWIAWSPFVGLFIARISRGRTIREFVFGVLLIPLGFTLAWMSIFGNSAIDQVLNHGMSALGMSAIDNPSMTLYLLLETYPWSKTVIAVTVFISFVFFVTSADSGTVVLSTLSAKGGNPDEDGPKWLRVFWGAMTALVTSALLFSGSIDALKSAVVLTSLPFSMILLLMMWGLHKAFYLESQKQIAQMHSLAPVSGSKRGGWRQRLSQAVHFPSRDEVYRFLETTVRPAIEEVTAVFVEKGLNVVTQPDPANDSVSLEIGHGEQHPFIYQVQMRGYFTPSFARGGMGSKQLNNRRYYRAEVHLAEGSQDYDLVGYTKDQIINDILDQYERHMQFLHLVR; encoded by the coding sequence ATGAATCCGCCGGTGTTTTATTTCTCGGCCGGTTTCATTCTGTTGTTCGGCATTGTCGTCATCGCCATGCCCAAACAGGCCGGTGCCTGGTTACTGGAAGCGCAAAACTGGGCGGCCAATACGGTCGGCTGGTACTACATGCTCGCAATGACCCTGTATCTGGTCTTCGTGGTGGTCACCGCGTTATCTGGCTATGGCAAGATCAAGCTCGGTGCCGACCACGACGAACCCGAATTCAGTTACCTGTCCTGGGCCGGCATGCTGTTCGCCGCCGGGATCAGCATCACGCTGTTTTTCTTCTGCGTATCCGAACCGCTGACGCACTTGTCACAACCGCCCCAAGGCACTGCCGGTACGCCGGAAGCGGCGCGGCAGGCGATGCAGATTCTGTTTCTGCACTGGGGCCTGCATGGCTGGGGCGTGTTCGCCTTCGTCGGCATGGCGCTGGCGTATTTCGCGTATCGACATAACCTGCCGCTGGCCCTGCGCTCGGCGCTGTATCCGCTGATCGGCAAGCGTATCAACGGCCCTATCGGCTACGCGGTGGACGGCTTCGGCATCATCGCCACGGTGTTCGGCCTCGGTGCCGATATGGGCTTTGGGGTGTTGCACCTCAACTCCGGGCTCGACTACCTGTTCGGCATCGCCCATACGCATTGGATTCAGGTCGGCCTGATCACGCTGATGATGGGCGCGGCGATCACCGTTGCGGTGTCCGGCGTCGATAAAGGCGTGCGGGTCATGTCCGACATCAACATGCTGCTGGCCTGTGCGCTGCTGCTGTTCGTGTTGTTTGCCGGCCCGACTCAGCACCTGCTCAACACCTTGATCCAGAACATCGGCGATTACCTCGGCGCGTTGCCGATGAAGAGTTTCGACCTCTATGCCTACGACAAGCCTAGCGACTGGCTGGGCGGCTGGACGGTGTTCTACTGGGCCTGGTGGATTGCATGGTCGCCGTTCGTGGGCCTGTTCATCGCGCGGATTTCCCGTGGCCGGACCATCCGCGAATTCGTCTTCGGCGTGCTGCTGATTCCGCTCGGTTTCACCCTGGCGTGGATGTCGATCTTCGGCAACAGCGCCATCGACCAAGTCCTCAACCATGGCATGAGCGCACTCGGTATGTCGGCCATCGATAACCCGTCGATGACCCTGTACCTGCTGCTGGAAACCTACCCGTGGAGCAAAACCGTCATTGCGGTGACGGTGTTTATCAGCTTCGTGTTCTTCGTGACGTCCGCCGACTCGGGCACCGTGGTGCTGTCGACGCTGTCCGCCAAGGGCGGCAACCCGGATGAAGACGGGCCGAAATGGCTGCGGGTGTTCTGGGGTGCGATGACCGCGCTGGTGACCAGTGCGCTGCTGTTTTCCGGCAGCATCGATGCGCTGAAATCAGCGGTGGTGCTGACTTCGTTGCCGTTCTCGATGATCCTGCTGCTGATGATGTGGGGGCTGCACAAAGCGTTTTATCTGGAGTCCCAGAAGCAGATCGCGCAGATGCATTCCCTGGCTCCGGTCTCCGGTTCAAAGCGTGGCGGTTGGCGTCAGCGCTTGAGTCAGGCGGTGCATTTCCCGTCGCGGGATGAGGTTTACCGCTTCCTCGAAACGACGGTGCGCCCGGCGATTGAAGAAGTGACGGCGGTGTTTGTCGAGAAGGGTTTGAACGTGGTCACTCAGCCGGATCCGGCGAATGACAGTGTCAGCCTGGAAATCGGTCATGGCGAGCAGCACCCATTCATCTACCAGGTGCAGATGCGCGGTTACTTCACGCCGTCCTTTGCCCGTGGCGGGATGGGGTCCAAGCAACTCAACAACCGTCGCTACTACCGGGCCGAAGTGCATCTGGCCGAAGGCAGTCAGGACTACGATCTGGTGGGTTACACCAAGGATCAGATCATTAACGACATCCTCGATCAGTACGAACGGCACATGCAGTTCCTGCACCTGGTTCGTTGA
- a CDS encoding SDR family oxidoreductase gives MTTQTSKVAVVTGASRGIGAVIAKQLASEGFAVAINYANSATEASKLVVELRQAGHQAIAIKADVASADDVRRLFDETEAQLGKVDVLVNNAGILKVMPLAQHTDELFDQNFNIHTRGTFNALREAATRLNSGGRIINFSSSTVGMNLPGYAVYIASKAAVESLTQVFAKEMRGRNITVNAVAPGPVATDLFLHGKSEEQIQTFAKMAPLERLAQPEDIARVVSFLVGPESAWVNGQILRVNGGLV, from the coding sequence ATGACTACTCAGACTTCGAAAGTTGCCGTCGTGACCGGCGCCTCCCGCGGCATCGGCGCGGTGATCGCCAAACAACTGGCGAGCGAAGGTTTCGCCGTCGCCATCAACTACGCCAACAGCGCCACCGAGGCCTCGAAACTGGTGGTCGAGTTGCGCCAGGCCGGCCACCAAGCCATAGCGATCAAGGCTGACGTGGCCAGCGCCGACGACGTACGCCGGTTGTTCGACGAGACCGAAGCTCAGTTGGGCAAGGTCGATGTGCTGGTCAACAACGCCGGCATCCTCAAGGTGATGCCGCTGGCGCAACACACGGACGAACTGTTCGACCAAAACTTCAATATCCACACCCGCGGCACGTTCAACGCCCTGCGTGAAGCCGCCACTCGCCTGAACAGCGGCGGGCGGATCATCAATTTTTCCAGCAGCACCGTCGGCATGAACCTACCGGGCTACGCGGTGTACATCGCCAGCAAAGCGGCGGTGGAATCCCTGACCCAGGTGTTCGCCAAGGAAATGCGCGGTCGCAACATTACCGTCAACGCGGTCGCACCAGGCCCGGTGGCCACGGACCTGTTCCTGCACGGCAAAAGCGAAGAGCAAATCCAGACGTTCGCCAAGATGGCGCCGCTGGAACGCCTGGCTCAGCCAGAAGACATTGCCCGCGTCGTGAGCTTCCTGGTCGGCCCGGAGTCGGCTTGGGTCAACGGGCAAATCCTGCGGGTTAACGGCGGTCTGGTCTGA
- the tauB gene encoding taurine ABC transporter ATP-binding subunit, translating to MALLQLERISAQYPGSPEPVLTDISLSLGPQQLLVALGPSGSGKTSLLNLIAGFVEPSAGRITLDGVPVKGPSAERGVVFQDDALLPWQDVLANVGFGLELAGVSRDKREIRAREMLALVDLSGFENRRIWQLSGGQKQRVGLARALAADPRVLLMDEPFGALDAFTREQMQELLLQVWQRTAKPVFLITHDIEEAVFLATDLILLAPNPGQIVERLSLDFGQRYAAGESARTIKSDPRFIETREHVLAKVFSQRSAAQRQERA from the coding sequence ATGGCTTTGCTACAGCTGGAGCGCATCAGCGCACAGTACCCCGGCAGTCCGGAACCGGTACTGACGGATATTTCCTTGAGCCTTGGGCCCCAGCAATTGCTGGTGGCCCTCGGCCCGTCCGGCAGTGGCAAGACTTCGCTGTTGAACCTGATTGCCGGTTTCGTCGAGCCTAGCGCCGGGCGCATCACCCTGGACGGCGTGCCGGTCAAAGGACCGAGCGCCGAACGTGGCGTGGTGTTCCAGGACGACGCCCTGCTGCCCTGGCAGGACGTGTTGGCCAACGTCGGTTTCGGTCTCGAACTGGCCGGCGTCTCACGAGACAAACGGGAAATCCGCGCTCGGGAAATGCTCGCGCTGGTGGACCTTTCCGGCTTCGAAAACCGTCGGATCTGGCAGCTCTCAGGCGGCCAGAAGCAACGCGTCGGCCTCGCTCGCGCCCTCGCTGCCGACCCACGCGTTTTGCTGATGGACGAACCCTTCGGCGCCCTCGATGCCTTCACTCGCGAACAGATGCAGGAGCTGCTGCTGCAAGTCTGGCAGCGCACCGCCAAACCGGTGTTCCTGATTACCCACGACATCGAAGAAGCGGTATTCCTCGCCACTGACCTGATTCTGTTGGCGCCCAACCCTGGGCAAATCGTCGAGCGCCTGAGCCTGGACTTTGGCCAGCGTTACGCCGCTGGCGAGTCGGCACGGACGATCAAGTCCGACCCGCGCTTCATCGAAACCCGCGAGCACGTACTCGCCAAGGTGTTCTCCCAACGTAGCGCCGCCCAGCGGCAGGAGCGCGCATGA
- the tauD gene encoding taurine dioxygenase, giving the protein MSTLNIVPLSSALGAQISGIDISQPLNLEQRDAIEQALLKHQVLFFRDQPITPQQQARFAAHFGDLHIHPIYPNVPEQPEVLILDTAVTDVRDNAIWHTDVTFLPTPAMGAVLSAKLLPEFGGDTLWASGIAAYEALSAPMKTLLEGLTATHDFTRSFPLERYGNTPEALTQWEEARRKNPPLSHPVIRTHPMSGRRALFVNEGFTSKINELSETESEVILKFLFAHATRPEFTIRWRWQKDDVAFWDNRVTQHYAVDDYRPARRVMQRATVLGDVPFFR; this is encoded by the coding sequence ATGAGCACCCTCAACATCGTCCCTTTAAGCTCGGCCCTCGGCGCGCAGATCAGCGGCATCGACATCAGCCAGCCGCTGAACCTGGAACAGCGCGACGCCATCGAGCAGGCGCTGCTCAAGCACCAGGTCCTGTTCTTCCGCGACCAGCCGATCACGCCGCAGCAGCAAGCGCGATTCGCCGCCCATTTCGGCGATCTGCACATTCACCCGATCTACCCGAACGTACCGGAACAGCCAGAAGTGCTGATCCTCGACACCGCCGTCACCGACGTCCGCGACAACGCGATCTGGCACACCGACGTGACCTTCCTGCCGACCCCGGCCATGGGCGCGGTACTCAGCGCCAAGTTGCTGCCGGAGTTCGGTGGCGACACGTTGTGGGCCAGCGGCATTGCGGCCTATGAAGCGTTGTCGGCGCCGATGAAAACCTTGCTTGAAGGGCTGACCGCTACTCACGATTTCACTCGCTCATTCCCGCTGGAGCGCTACGGCAACACGCCAGAAGCGCTGACTCAGTGGGAAGAAGCACGGCGCAAGAATCCGCCACTGTCGCACCCGGTGATTCGCACGCATCCGATGAGCGGGCGTCGGGCGTTGTTCGTCAATGAAGGGTTTACGTCGAAGATTAATGAGCTGTCGGAAACAGAGAGCGAAGTGATTCTGAAGTTTCTCTTCGCCCATGCCACACGGCCGGAATTTACCATTCGCTGGCGCTGGCAGAAGGATGACGTGGCGTTCTGGGATAACCGCGTGACACAGCATTACGCCGTGGATGATTACCGGCCGGCGCGGCGGGTGATGCAGCGGGCTACGGTGTTGGGGGATGTGCCGTTTTTTCGATGA
- the epsC gene encoding serine O-acetyltransferase EpsC translates to MSERSSHWQLQTIVSQLRTARDQWRAQNGRASGEQGGRELPSRAAMADILEALCGALFPMRLGPVDLREESEDFYVGHTLDVALNALLAQARLELRYAARHSAQADTEVEDKTIQIIQEFALALPGLRSLLDTDVLAAYHGDPAARSVDEVLLCYPGILAVIHHRLAHHLYRAGLPLLARISAEIAHSATGIDIHPGAQIGRSFFIDHGTGVVIGETAIIGERVRIYQAVTLGAKRFPADEDGQLQKGHPRHPIVEDDVVIYAGATILGRITIGKGSTIGGNVWLTRSVPAGCNLTQANLQHDDGTQK, encoded by the coding sequence GTGAGTGAGCGTTCCAGCCATTGGCAATTGCAGACCATCGTCAGCCAGCTGCGCACGGCGCGTGATCAATGGCGTGCACAAAACGGCCGCGCCAGCGGCGAGCAGGGCGGTCGCGAGTTACCCTCCCGGGCGGCCATGGCGGACATTCTCGAAGCCTTGTGCGGTGCGTTGTTCCCGATGCGGTTGGGGCCGGTAGATTTGCGCGAAGAGAGTGAAGACTTCTACGTCGGCCACACCCTCGACGTGGCGCTGAACGCGTTGCTGGCCCAGGCGCGGCTTGAACTGCGTTACGCCGCGCGCCACAGCGCCCAGGCCGACACTGAGGTCGAGGACAAGACTATCCAGATCATCCAGGAGTTTGCCCTCGCCTTGCCGGGGCTGCGCAGCCTGTTGGACACCGACGTGCTGGCGGCCTATCACGGTGACCCGGCCGCCCGCAGCGTCGATGAAGTGTTGCTCTGCTATCCGGGGATTCTGGCGGTGATTCACCATCGCCTCGCCCATCACTTGTACCGCGCCGGGTTGCCGTTGCTGGCGCGGATCAGCGCGGAAATCGCTCACTCGGCGACCGGCATCGATATTCATCCGGGCGCGCAGATCGGCCGCAGCTTCTTTATCGATCACGGGACAGGTGTAGTGATCGGCGAGACCGCGATCATCGGTGAGCGGGTGCGGATTTATCAGGCGGTAACGTTGGGTGCCAAGCGGTTCCCGGCGGACGAAGACGGCCAGTTGCAGAAGGGCCATCCGCGGCATCCGATTGTTGAGGATGATGTGGTGATCTATGCCGGGGCGACGATTCTGGGGCGGATCACCATCGGCAAGGGTTCGACCATTGGTGGCAATGTGTGGCTGACCCGGAGTGTGCCGGCGGGGTGCAACCTGACGCAGGCGAATTTGCAGCATGATGATGGGACGCAGAAGTAA